One stretch of Novosphingobium pentaromativorans US6-1 DNA includes these proteins:
- a CDS encoding beta-ketoacyl-ACP synthase III has translation MTRRSVLIGTGSALPRRAVSNAELAAQVDTSDEWIVERTGISNRYIAADDETTSSLATDAARKAIEAAGIDAASIDLIILATATPDQTFPASATIVQNNLGCAGCIAFDVAAVCSGFLYAVGIADSMLRSGMAQRALVIGSETFSRILDWEDRTTCVLFGDGAGAAIFEAREQGESEAPRGILASRLHADGAHNELLYVDGGPSTTGTVGKLRMKGREVFRHAVVNLAQVLKEVLEEVGIQPSDIDWLVPHQANARILDATAKKLGLPVEKVVMTVSQHANTSAASVPLALDQAVRDGRIREGDLVVLEAMGGGFTWGASLLRV, from the coding sequence ATGACCCGGCGCTCGGTTCTGATCGGCACCGGTTCGGCCCTGCCGCGCCGCGCGGTAAGCAATGCGGAACTGGCAGCGCAGGTCGATACCAGCGACGAATGGATCGTCGAGCGTACCGGCATATCCAATCGCTACATCGCCGCCGACGACGAAACGACCTCGAGCCTTGCCACCGACGCAGCGCGCAAGGCGATCGAGGCGGCCGGCATCGATGCGGCCTCCATCGACCTCATCATTCTGGCAACCGCGACACCCGACCAGACTTTTCCGGCATCGGCCACGATCGTGCAAAACAACCTCGGTTGCGCAGGGTGCATTGCCTTCGACGTCGCCGCGGTGTGTTCCGGTTTCCTTTACGCGGTAGGCATTGCCGATTCGATGTTGCGCTCGGGAATGGCCCAGCGCGCGCTCGTAATCGGTTCGGAAACCTTCTCGCGCATCCTCGATTGGGAAGATCGCACGACTTGCGTGCTGTTCGGCGACGGTGCCGGTGCGGCGATCTTCGAAGCGCGCGAACAGGGCGAGAGCGAGGCTCCGCGCGGCATCCTGGCATCGCGGCTCCATGCCGACGGTGCACACAACGAACTGCTTTATGTGGACGGTGGTCCTTCGACCACCGGCACGGTTGGCAAGTTGCGCATGAAAGGCCGTGAAGTATTCCGTCACGCCGTTGTGAACCTGGCTCAGGTTCTCAAGGAAGTGCTTGAAGAAGTTGGAATTCAACCCTCGGATATCGACTGGTTGGTCCCGCACCAGGCAAACGCGCGTATTCTTGACGCGACGGCGAAGAAGCTGGGTCTTCCGGTCGAAAAGGTCGTGATGACTGTAAGTCAGCATGCCAATACTTCGGCTGCATCGGTGCCGCTGGCGCTCGATCAGGCGGTTCGCGACGGCCGAATCCGCGAAGGTGATCTCGTCGTTCTCGAAGCAATGGGCGGCGGTTTCACTTGGGGCGCAAGCCTGCTGCGAGTCTGA
- a CDS encoding integration host factor subunit alpha: MGSTDTLTRAEIAEAIHKKLGLSRAESLAMVEAILQHMSTALSSGENVKISGFGTFLLRDKGERIGRNPKTGVEVPITPRRVMTFRASQMLKDRIAGD, from the coding sequence ATGGGCTCAACGGATACATTGACGCGAGCTGAGATCGCGGAAGCGATCCACAAGAAGCTGGGTCTGTCGCGCGCGGAGTCGCTGGCGATGGTCGAAGCTATTCTGCAACACATGTCGACTGCGCTCAGTTCGGGCGAGAACGTCAAGATTTCGGGATTCGGCACATTCCTGTTACGGGACAAGGGCGAACGTATCGGCCGTAATCCCAAGACGGGGGTCGAAGTGCCGATCACGCCGCGACGGGTTATGACATTCCGAGCGAGCCAGATGCTGAAAGACAGGATCGCCGGAGACTGA
- a CDS encoding SixA phosphatase family protein has product MKTLGIFRHAKSDWNDARLRDFDRPLNKRGRKGAAIMGEHIRNDGRAWKRILASPAVRVTQTIELASEAAGMAPPVSWDRRIYLANSATLMDLLREQEGDPASIMLIGHNPGLEDLIFDLVPDDGTSPLRDVVEEKFPTAAYAVLELDIDSWDDIDENCGRITHLVRPRDLDPALGPSLTD; this is encoded by the coding sequence ATGAAGACCCTCGGCATCTTTCGCCACGCCAAGTCGGACTGGAACGATGCGCGCCTGCGCGACTTCGACAGGCCTCTCAACAAGCGGGGCCGCAAGGGCGCGGCGATCATGGGCGAGCATATCCGCAATGACGGCAGGGCGTGGAAGCGCATTCTCGCCTCTCCCGCGGTTCGCGTCACGCAGACGATCGAGCTTGCCTCGGAAGCGGCCGGAATGGCGCCGCCGGTCAGTTGGGACAGGCGCATCTACCTTGCCAACTCAGCCACGCTGATGGATCTCCTGCGCGAACAGGAAGGCGATCCCGCCTCGATCATGCTGATCGGACACAATCCGGGCCTTGAGGACCTGATCTTCGACCTGGTTCCCGACGATGGCACCAGTCCGCTGCGTGATGTCGTCGAGGAGAAATTCCCGACCGCCGCCTATGCCGTGCTCGAACTGGATATCGACAGCTGGGACGATATCGACGAGAATTGCGGAAGGATCACGCACCTCGTCAGGCCCAGGGATCTCGACCCCGCGCTGGGGCCAAGCCTGACCGACTGA
- a CDS encoding MerR family transcriptional regulator yields the protein MTILSDIPVFDDGKDPEALRTIGEVSKALGIRQHVLRYWEEQFPSLQPVKRSGGRRYYRRDDVALVVEINRLVHQEGYTLRGARKAIEDQDARPTPAAVSGPEAQPQTSAVAGGDIIGELRQIRAQLAAALAAA from the coding sequence ATGACTATCCTTTCCGACATCCCGGTTTTCGATGACGGAAAGGATCCGGAGGCTTTGCGAACCATCGGTGAAGTCAGCAAGGCGCTGGGCATCCGCCAGCACGTCTTGCGCTATTGGGAAGAACAGTTCCCTTCGCTCCAGCCTGTCAAGCGCAGCGGTGGCCGGCGGTATTATCGCCGTGACGATGTTGCGCTCGTGGTTGAGATCAATCGTCTTGTCCACCAGGAAGGCTACACCCTGCGCGGTGCGCGCAAGGCTATCGAGGACCAGGACGCCCGGCCGACACCTGCTGCAGTCTCCGGGCCCGAGGCCCAGCCGCAAACTTCGGCGGTCGCAGGCGGTGACATCATCGGCGAGCTTCGGCAGATCCGCGCGCAATTGGCAGCGGCGCTCGCTGCGGCTTGA
- a CDS encoding DUF2218 domain-containing protein, which produces MSTIAAKVATPNGGKYVRQVCKHWSHKFEVEVEGDTGKVHFPSAVTTMAGDEEGIAIEITGEDKATLERLTEVVANHIDRFAFREGSLNYEWSWQ; this is translated from the coding sequence ATGAGCACAATCGCAGCGAAAGTCGCCACGCCGAACGGCGGCAAGTACGTACGCCAGGTCTGCAAGCACTGGAGCCACAAGTTCGAGGTCGAAGTCGAGGGCGATACCGGCAAGGTCCATTTCCCGTCTGCCGTCACGACGATGGCGGGAGACGAGGAAGGCATCGCGATCGAGATCACCGGGGAGGACAAGGCAACGCTCGAACGCCTGACCGAAGTGGTGGCAAACCATATCGACCGCTTCGCGTTCCGCGAAGGATCGCTCAACTACGAATGGTCCTGGCAGTAA
- a CDS encoding ATP-dependent DNA helicase, with the protein MSALPLPALHASHGGSWLRDGNAATRTVSKGEAMMAAADTPLLILNAPLLATRLGYPDLSGLDLLELFAFVHPARFVVPTPKGLAHALDLTEPDGEPDVPRLLQEAAGRLLETCESPDWQEREGAWTSLQSLVRMRWPWATLLGTRIAKPQRAERWLFSRLPEWEETADQPQPRQVELSEADVLQQLQTLTGAKAEQREGQRAYAAQSAAAFSPRKASGQPNVLLAQAGTGIGKTLGYLAPASLWSALSGGTVWVSTYTKALQRQLRQESRRAWPERRPDGSQPVVVRKGRENYLCLLNLEDALQGGFAGRAAILAQLVARWAAYTRDGDMIGGDLPGWLGTLFRQRGITALTDRRGECVYAGCPHYRKCFIERASRASAQADLVIGNHALVMVNAARGRDHAARPTRIVFDEGHHVFDAADSTFAAALSGSETIELRRWVIGPEKASRGRRRGLSARLADIVSYDEAGAKAIAAARAAAEALPGDGWMQRINEGAPSGPLEDLLASVRATVYARDESGGQEAGYGLETEAAGLDGTFIEVSQAAREALADLRQPLMRLGMRLEALLEDPPDWLDGQGRARIEGARHSLSWRIDLLSAWEALLERLGGPADPEYVDWLAVDRSEAREFDIGIHRHWLDPMKPFAKVVLEPAHGVVMTSATLRDGEDWGKAVARSGVEHIGVTPRLSTHSSPFDYAKQAEVLIVTDVPRGDIPALAAAYARLIEASHGGALGLFTAIRRLRAVHGRIADRLARTGLPLYAQHVDPIDTGTLVDIFRDDPAASLLGTDALRDGVDVPGDSLRLVVMEQVPWPRPTILHRARRLAGGGGSYDDGIIRARLAQAFGRLIRSRDDRGHFVVLSAAFPSRLLSAFPEGTPVLRLSLEEALHRVATNASEEAYRPDHAARP; encoded by the coding sequence ATGTCCGCGCTTCCCCTTCCCGCACTGCATGCCAGCCATGGCGGCAGTTGGCTGCGCGACGGCAACGCGGCCACGCGGACCGTCTCGAAGGGCGAAGCGATGATGGCCGCGGCCGATACGCCGCTGCTCATCCTCAACGCCCCGCTCCTGGCAACCCGGCTCGGCTACCCCGACCTGTCCGGGCTCGATCTGCTCGAACTCTTCGCCTTCGTGCATCCGGCCCGCTTCGTCGTGCCCACGCCCAAGGGCCTGGCCCATGCCCTCGACCTGACCGAGCCCGACGGCGAACCCGATGTCCCGCGCCTGCTGCAGGAAGCTGCCGGCAGGTTGCTGGAGACTTGCGAAAGCCCGGATTGGCAGGAACGCGAAGGCGCTTGGACCTCGCTTCAGTCGCTGGTGCGCATGCGCTGGCCTTGGGCCACACTGCTGGGAACGCGCATCGCCAAGCCCCAGCGCGCCGAACGCTGGCTCTTCTCGCGTCTGCCAGAGTGGGAGGAAACAGCGGACCAGCCCCAGCCACGACAGGTAGAGCTGAGCGAGGCAGATGTACTGCAGCAGCTGCAGACGCTGACCGGGGCCAAGGCCGAGCAGCGCGAAGGGCAGCGGGCCTATGCCGCCCAGTCCGCCGCCGCCTTCTCGCCGCGCAAGGCATCGGGACAGCCCAATGTCCTGCTGGCACAGGCAGGCACCGGCATCGGCAAGACGCTGGGCTACCTCGCCCCCGCCTCTTTGTGGAGCGCCCTGTCCGGCGGCACTGTCTGGGTTTCGACTTATACCAAGGCCCTGCAGCGCCAGCTGCGGCAGGAGAGCCGCCGCGCGTGGCCGGAGCGCCGGCCTGACGGCAGCCAGCCCGTCGTCGTGCGCAAGGGGCGCGAAAACTACCTGTGCCTGCTCAACCTCGAGGATGCATTGCAGGGCGGCTTCGCCGGACGCGCGGCGATCCTGGCCCAGCTCGTCGCGCGCTGGGCGGCCTATACCCGCGATGGCGACATGATCGGCGGCGACCTGCCGGGATGGCTCGGAACCCTGTTCCGCCAGCGCGGCATCACCGCCCTCACCGACCGGCGCGGCGAATGTGTCTATGCCGGGTGCCCGCACTACCGCAAATGCTTCATCGAGCGGGCATCGCGAGCCAGTGCGCAAGCCGACCTCGTGATCGGCAACCATGCCCTGGTCATGGTCAATGCCGCGCGCGGACGCGATCATGCCGCACGGCCCACGCGGATCGTCTTCGACGAGGGGCATCACGTTTTCGACGCCGCCGATTCAACTTTCGCGGCGGCGCTGTCGGGCAGTGAGACGATCGAACTGCGCCGCTGGGTCATCGGTCCGGAAAAGGCCTCGCGCGGTCGGCGTCGCGGTCTTTCCGCGCGGCTTGCCGATATCGTCAGCTACGACGAGGCCGGCGCCAAGGCGATTGCCGCCGCGCGCGCCGCCGCTGAAGCCCTGCCCGGCGACGGCTGGATGCAGCGGATCAATGAAGGCGCGCCATCCGGACCGCTTGAAGACCTGCTCGCCTCGGTGCGAGCCACTGTCTACGCGCGCGACGAGAGCGGCGGACAGGAAGCCGGATACGGCCTCGAAACCGAGGCGGCCGGCCTCGACGGCACGTTCATCGAAGTCTCGCAGGCCGCGCGTGAGGCACTCGCGGACTTGCGCCAACCGCTGATGCGACTCGGCATGAGACTGGAAGCGCTGCTGGAAGATCCGCCCGACTGGCTGGACGGCCAGGGCCGCGCCCGGATCGAGGGCGCCCGGCATTCGCTATCGTGGCGCATCGACCTGCTTTCGGCATGGGAAGCCCTGCTCGAACGGCTGGGCGGCCCCGCCGACCCGGAATACGTCGACTGGCTGGCGGTCGACCGCTCGGAGGCGCGTGAATTCGACATCGGCATCCACCGCCACTGGCTCGATCCGATGAAGCCTTTCGCCAAGGTCGTCCTCGAACCGGCACACGGCGTCGTCATGACTTCGGCAACGCTGCGCGACGGCGAGGACTGGGGCAAGGCGGTGGCCCGGTCCGGTGTCGAGCACATCGGCGTGACCCCGCGCCTTTCCACCCACTCCAGCCCGTTCGACTATGCAAAGCAGGCCGAAGTCCTGATCGTCACCGACGTCCCACGCGGCGACATCCCTGCCCTGGCCGCGGCATATGCACGCCTGATCGAGGCCTCGCACGGCGGTGCACTCGGGCTGTTCACGGCAATCCGGCGCCTGCGCGCCGTGCATGGCCGGATCGCCGACCGCCTCGCCCGCACCGGCCTGCCGCTCTATGCCCAGCACGTCGACCCGATCGACACCGGCACGCTCGTCGACATCTTCCGCGACGATCCCGCAGCATCGCTGCTGGGCACCGATGCCTTGCGGGACGGCGTCGACGTGCCGGGCGATTCGCTCCGGCTGGTCGTGATGGAACAGGTGCCCTGGCCGCGGCCGACCATCCTGCACCGGGCCCGGCGCCTCGCCGGTGGCGGCGGCAGCTATGACGACGGCATCATCCGCGCCCGGCTGGCCCAGGCCTTCGGACGCCTCATCCGCAGCCGCGACGACCGCGGTCATTTCGTGGTCCTCTCCGCTGCATTCCCCTCGCGCCTGCTGAGCGCCTTCCCCGAAGGAACGCCCGTCCTGCGGCTTTCTCTGGAGGAGGCTTTACATCGGGTCGCTACCAATGCTTCAGAAGAAGCGTACCGACCCGATCACGCCGCCCGGCCATGA
- the plsX gene encoding phosphate acyltransferase PlsX, translated as MTLPRIAIDAMGGDEGVRVMIEGAALARRRHDRFNFLLVGDETRIKAALEDHPNLRGASEILHTDGVISGEDKPSQALRRAKGTSMGRAIAAVKAGDAGAAVSSGNTGALMAIAKLTLRTMPGIDRPALAALLPTLGDNDVVMLDLGANTECDSRNLVQFAIMGAAYARVATGREQPRLRLLNIGTEEIKGTELLRDAAATLKAAAGDLAMSFDGFTEADKVCRGDVDVVVTDGFSGNIALKAVEGTARFVGDLLRRSFSSSLRSKIGFLISRPATELLKHHLDPNNHNGAVFLGLNGIVVKSHGSANAAGVANAVAVTARLLEENVTERITADLARVGEASLRMPGNQEERA; from the coding sequence ATGACTCTGCCGCGTATCGCTATCGATGCGATGGGCGGCGATGAGGGCGTGCGCGTCATGATCGAGGGCGCGGCACTCGCGCGCCGTCGCCATGACCGTTTCAATTTCCTCCTCGTCGGCGACGAGACGCGGATCAAGGCCGCGCTCGAGGATCATCCGAACCTTCGCGGGGCATCGGAAATCCTGCACACCGATGGTGTGATCAGTGGCGAAGACAAGCCGAGCCAGGCCCTGCGCCGCGCGAAAGGCACGTCCATGGGGCGTGCCATCGCTGCGGTGAAGGCCGGCGACGCGGGAGCCGCCGTCAGTTCCGGTAATACCGGTGCACTGATGGCGATCGCCAAGCTCACCTTGCGCACGATGCCCGGCATCGATCGTCCCGCGCTTGCCGCATTGTTGCCCACGCTGGGCGACAATGACGTCGTGATGCTCGATCTCGGCGCCAATACCGAGTGCGATAGCCGCAATCTCGTGCAGTTCGCGATCATGGGCGCAGCCTATGCCCGCGTGGCGACGGGGCGCGAGCAACCGCGCCTGCGCCTGCTCAATATCGGTACTGAAGAGATCAAGGGCACGGAACTGCTGCGCGATGCAGCGGCGACGCTCAAGGCGGCGGCCGGTGACCTGGCCATGTCCTTCGACGGCTTCACCGAGGCGGACAAGGTTTGCCGCGGCGACGTCGACGTGGTCGTGACTGACGGTTTTTCCGGCAACATCGCTCTCAAGGCGGTCGAAGGTACGGCGCGATTCGTCGGCGACCTGCTGCGTCGCAGCTTCTCCAGTTCGCTGCGCTCGAAGATCGGCTTCCTGATCTCGCGTCCGGCGACCGAGTTGCTAAAGCATCACCTAGACCCCAATAATCATAATGGCGCCGTGTTCCTTGGCCTGAACGGTATCGTCGTGAAAAGCCATGGCAGCGCGAATGCTGCAGGCGTGGCCAATGCCGTCGCCGTAACTGCGCGGCTTCTGGAGGAAAATGTGACCGAGCGGATCACTGCCGACCTAGCCCGCGTGGGTGAAGCCTCGCTGCGCATGCCCGGGAACCAGGAAGAACGGGCATGA
- a CDS encoding PadR family transcriptional regulator: MNSNPRRGGHGFARYDHAMDIAFERRARGMHGRRGGMRGPFGPGRDGLDDELFDGRRHGRGGRGGGVGPGFGGGRGMRGGRRRRIFDQAELQTLLLALIAEAPRHGYDLIREIEAISGGEYAPSPGVVYPALTYMEEAGWIAVGSDEGARKSYEATEEGRKHAETDADKANALRQRLAALAEAREKVDPAPVRRAMHNLKTAVFDRLSVEGADRDFILRVAEAIDEATRNIERIEK, encoded by the coding sequence ATGAACAGTAACCCCAGGCGCGGCGGACACGGCTTCGCGCGCTACGATCATGCAATGGACATCGCCTTCGAACGGCGCGCCCGGGGCATGCACGGACGCCGTGGCGGTATGCGCGGCCCCTTCGGACCGGGACGCGACGGTTTGGACGATGAACTCTTCGACGGCCGCAGGCACGGCCGCGGCGGTCGCGGGGGAGGAGTCGGTCCGGGCTTTGGCGGCGGTCGCGGCATGCGCGGCGGTCGGCGTCGGCGGATCTTCGACCAGGCCGAACTGCAGACGCTGCTGCTGGCCTTGATCGCGGAAGCCCCGCGCCACGGCTATGACCTGATCCGCGAGATCGAGGCCATCTCGGGCGGCGAATATGCGCCCAGTCCCGGCGTGGTCTATCCTGCCCTGACCTACATGGAAGAGGCAGGCTGGATTGCGGTCGGCTCGGACGAAGGGGCTCGCAAGTCCTACGAGGCCACCGAAGAAGGCCGCAAGCACGCCGAGACCGATGCCGACAAGGCAAATGCTTTGCGCCAGCGCCTGGCGGCTTTGGCAGAGGCCCGTGAGAAGGTCGACCCCGCGCCGGTTCGGCGCGCCATGCACAATCTCAAGACCGCCGTATTCGACCGACTTTCGGTCGAAGGTGCGGACCGGGATTTCATCCTGCGGGTGGCGGAAGCCATCGACGAAGCCACGCGCAATATCGAAAGGATCGAGAAATGA
- a CDS encoding mechanosensitive ion channel family protein, with protein sequence MNYVETLRTELEAMGKGVVQALPSLVIALVVLLATWIVARTAVRIADRITGRTAIRNDLKQLLDTLVRLLVWIIGSLIALTIAIPSFTPAGAFASLGVGALAIGFAFQDIFENFLAGVLIMLRDKMNIGDSVICGSISGKVERITLRETHIRQFSGELTVVPNSMLFKNPVDILTDHALRRNEIVVGVSYDTDLGPAQDVIQKAVESVEAVDKDKGVVVFAQEFNASSVDFLVQWWTDTVAQDLRLTKSQIVMAVKSALDEAGIEIPFPYVTNTFKEPLPLERARNPEAVNENAA encoded by the coding sequence GTGAATTACGTCGAAACATTGCGCACTGAACTGGAGGCCATGGGCAAAGGAGTCGTGCAGGCCCTGCCCTCTCTGGTCATCGCGCTTGTCGTTCTGCTGGCTACATGGATCGTTGCGCGCACCGCCGTGCGCATTGCCGATCGCATCACCGGCAGAACCGCAATCCGCAACGATCTCAAGCAACTGCTCGATACCCTCGTGCGATTGCTGGTGTGGATCATCGGATCGCTGATTGCCCTCACGATCGCCATTCCCAGCTTCACCCCGGCAGGCGCCTTCGCAAGTCTGGGTGTCGGCGCTCTCGCCATCGGTTTTGCGTTCCAGGATATTTTCGAGAATTTTCTCGCCGGCGTGCTGATCATGCTGCGCGACAAGATGAACATCGGCGACTCGGTCATCTGCGGCAGCATCAGCGGCAAGGTCGAGAGGATCACCTTGCGCGAAACGCACATCCGGCAGTTCTCGGGCGAACTGACCGTCGTTCCGAACTCCATGCTGTTCAAGAACCCGGTGGACATTCTCACCGACCATGCCCTGCGCCGCAACGAGATCGTCGTCGGCGTCTCTTATGACACGGACCTCGGCCCAGCCCAGGACGTCATCCAGAAGGCCGTCGAAAGCGTCGAGGCGGTGGACAAGGACAAGGGCGTCGTCGTCTTCGCGCAGGAGTTCAATGCCAGCTCGGTCGACTTCCTCGTCCAGTGGTGGACCGACACCGTCGCGCAGGACCTGCGCCTGACCAAGAGCCAGATCGTCATGGCCGTGAAGTCCGCGCTAGACGAGGCGGGCATCGAGATCCCGTTCCCCTATGTCACCAATACCTTCAAGGAACCGCTGCCCCTCGAAAGGGCACGGAACCCCGAGGCGGTCAACGAGAACGCTGCCTGA